A single region of the Glycine max cultivar Williams 82 chromosome 20, Glycine_max_v4.0, whole genome shotgun sequence genome encodes:
- the LOC102665153 gene encoding uncharacterized protein: MLALKEQMVSIMDAMLGMKQLMGSNAATAAVVSSAAEEDLTHPTVAHHPIPNMVGRERSTPGHISNPIRGTTEEYTPTVYHIITHHQSYMTMRVTFLPSPSKGSLLDILTRSTRIIENMLRETSTPTPCFPLRGRRPTHYLNPTSRENLETTQRIRTWKDLITAFLRQYQYNSDMAPDQTQLQNMIKRENESFKEYAQRWRDLAAQVAPSMVEREMVTMMVDTLPVFYYEKLVGYMPSSFADLVSVGERIEVGLKRRKFDYVSPIGASSRRTGIAGAKKKEGDAHSVTSTLAWPNPPQTPHGTHQYAQHHPSFLARAEAFSDTALTQPRVPTPPQGRALQAPTSTRPHSVNNAHFGANTARNFSPRKAQIFAPIPMTYGELLPSLIANQLVVVVPRKIFQSPFPKWYNPSATFAYHGGTPGHSIEQCLALKSKVQSLIEAGWFTFQEDGPNIKTNPLANHGGGAVNAIEVSRSHGPKLLKDVMTPRRFIYKALQKAGMIPYGGRREDSCLMHLGVLHDMETCLAGHDSPKTSTPISSVGGRSILFPYKNNRAVPWRYAPPGVRKGEATDISSLSAKVTNITGLSGITRSGRVFAAPSLLIQPAITKGKARMTEGQNVKVIPAPDEDVSTKDLYKGREGCGKKEVSLEEADEFLRIIQQSEFKVIEQLNKTPTIVSLLELLMSSEPH, translated from the exons atgttggctttgaaagaacaaatggttTCCATAATGGATGCCATGTTGGGAATGAAACAACTAATGGGGAgtaacgcggccaccgccgccgttgttagttcggctgccgaagaaGACTTGACTCACCCAACTGTCGCACACCACCCTATTCCAAACATGGTGGGACGAGAGAGAAGCACACCGgggcacatcagcaaccccATCCGGGGTACAACCGAGGAATATACCCCTACGGTTTACCACATAATTACACACCACCAGTCATACATGACGATGCGGGTCACGTTCCTCCCCTCACCCtcgaaggggagcctcctcgacatcCTGACGAGGTCCACGAGGATCATCGAGAACATGCTGAGGGAAACGTCGACTCCTACTCCCTGTTTCCCGCTGAGGGGCCGACGCCCAACGCActacctcaacccaacatcacgGGAGAACCTCGAAACCACCCAACGCATTCGCacctggaaggatctgattaccgccttccttagACAGTATCAATACAACTCTGACATGGCTCCCGACCAGACTCAGTTGCAAAACATGATTAAACGGGAAAACGagtcctttaaagaatacgctcaGCGTTGGAGGGACCTGGCAGCGCAAGTAGCCCCTTCCATGGTCGAGAGGGAAATGGTTACTATGATGGTGGATACCTTGCCTGTattttactatgagaaattagtgggctacatgccTTCTAGCTTCGCGGACTTGGTCTCCGTCGGAGAAAGGATCGAGGTAGGTTTGAAGAGGAGAAAGTTTGATTATGTCTCCCCGATAGGTGCCAGCAGTAGGAGGACCGGAATAGCTGGGGCaaagaagaaagagggagaTGCACATAGCGTCACTTCAACACTTGCGTGGCCTAATCCACCGCAAACCCCCCACGGTACCCACCAATATGCACAACATCACCCAAGTTTTTTGGCTCGCGCCGAGGCCTTTTCCGATACAGCACTCACCCAACCAAGGGTGCCCACACCCCCACAGGGGAGAGCTCTTCAGGCTCCGACTTCGACTCGGCCTCACTCGGTCAACAACGCTCACTTTGGCGCAAACACGGCAAGGAACTTTTCACCAAGGAAGGCACAAATTTTCGCCCCGATCCCAATGACATATGGGGAACTCTTGCCATCTctcatcgccaaccaattgGTCGTGGTGGTCCCGAGAAAGATCTTCCAGTCTCCATTCCCAAAATGGTATAACCCTAGTGCAACCTTCGCATACCATGGGGGGACCCCAGGCCACTCGATCGAACAGTGCTTGGCCTTGAAAAGCAAGGTCCAAAGCTTGATAGAAGCCGGATGGTTTACTTTTCAAGAGGATGGGCCTAACATAAAAACAAACCcgcttgccaatcatggaggaGGGGCGGTTAATGCCATCGAGGTGAGTAGGTCACATGGGCCCAAGCTTTTGAAGGACGTAATGACCCCCAGAAGGTTTATCTACAAAGCCTTGCAAAAGGCGGGCATGATTCCCTACGGTGGGCGCAGAGAAGATTCTTGCTTAATGCATCTGGGTGTACTCcatgacatggaaacatgtttggca GGACACGACTCCCCAAAGACCTCAACACCCATCAGCAGTGTCGGCGGTAGATCTATTCTATTTCCTTACAAGAACAACCGCGCAGTTCCGTGGAGGTATGCCCCTCCGGGCGTTAGGAAGGGAGAAGCTACCGATATCAGCTCACTATCGGCCAAagtgaccaacatcaccgggCTAAGCGGCATAACCCGCAGCGGTCGCGTGTTCGCAGCCCCTAGCCTGCTGATACAGCCCGCAATCACTAAAGGGAAAGCAAGGATGACCGAAGGACAAAATGTCAAAGTGATCCCCGCACCGGACGAGGATGTTTCGACGAAGGATCTttataagggaagagagggctGTGGCAAGAAAGAGGTATCACTCGAGGAGGCCGAcgagttcctccgcattatccaacaaagtgagttcAAAGTCATTGAACAACTCAACAAGACCCCAACTATAGTCTCCCTTCTGGAGctgctcatgagctctgagcctcactAA